The Acropora muricata isolate sample 2 chromosome 4, ASM3666990v1, whole genome shotgun sequence genome contains the following window.
TGAAAGCATCTCATTTCTAGTCAACTGATTCCAATAGATTTATTGTGTTCCAGGGGATATGCTCCAAATCACTGGAAAATTGATCAGCTTTATAAAGCTTAAAACTCCTCGTAGAGACGAATCTTGGAGCAAGCGTTGGCACTTTCAGATCCAGGGTTGCATGAACCAAGTAGTGATCACTAATGGTCATCGCAAGCACTCCTTTCGTTCCAACTTGGTTATGTTATTTGCCATTTGAATGTTGTTAGCCGTAGTATTTTTATTGCTCTCTTTAACCGTAGCTGGAAATTCTGTAACTTCTCaagagtattattattattgttattaaaagAGATTAGTCCATTACACTGAATTTcttcgttttgttgttttctctttGGGTTCGCTTTGCATTTGCACACGCCATAGTTTCCCACCCAAACTGCGGCTACACGGTTAATTGTTGCGAGTTGTTGCTTCTAGTATGCAATAACGAGTaggttttttttccacaaaataTCAAATGCATTGTTTAAGTGCCCCACGAATGCTGCCCAAGGCGTCTACTGCAGACGATCAGTGTTGGGGTAATGTGTCTTTCTTGCCAGAATCTCAAGCACGGGAGTGTGGGTTTTCAATTCAAGCAACGCTCTGTAAAAAGCACTACgacgaaaaaaaacaacaaagcaaattaAATTGTTGCTTCCCATTACGTGATGAAGAAGATTGCTGTGGGAATCTTGTTTCATGTCCAAGGCGATTATTTCCAGTGTTCGACTGCGACTAAAATCCTAATACAGGAACATTCATATGTGAGGCACTCTTAAGACTTCCTGGTAAAGATAAGAGAATCTGTTACAAGGAAGCCTACACTCCGCCAAAAAAGGTAAGACATTGGCACCTGTTAATTCTACCCTCTCCCAGAATTTTACTTTGCACAACAAAACCATTTGTGGGAGTCATGGTCAGCGGTCAGCGAGCATGATGGCCGCGTTTTCGTTAGCTCTACCTACTTGaggtaattttctttttctttcgacGTTAATTTTACGTCTTTTTTAAACTAATTTAACAAACAAGGAAAACCAATGTCTGGGAAAAGAGGGAAACTAAAGGAAACGGCGGAAGAAGATTTTGAAACTTTCGTACGCCATCAGTTAAGTTCAATAAGCGACAACTTGAAAGAGATGAAAGTAACTCAAGTCCAGATTCAAAGAGACATTGAATCTCTTCAGAGTCAAATCAAGAAGAATGATAGCTCGATTTCTAAATTACAAGAGGTTTTGGATGTAAAGCTGGAGGTATTAACAGGAGAACTACATGTAACAAATACAAGAATTGACCGAATCGAGAATGATATCACGAAGTATGCAAAAGAGATTGATGTGACCTACGAGCGACTATTGTCCCTGGAGAGATATTCTAGAGATTATAATTTGAGATTTTATAATATCCCTGAGTCAACAAGCGAAGATTGTATTGCAAAGCTGCGTGATATCCTGGAGAACGATCTTCAATTACATCCAAACATCGAGAACGCCCACAGAATCGGGCCCTTTAAGGATGATGGCACTCCCAGACCGATTTTGGCAAAGTTTTTGTACCGTCCTGAGCGGTTTAGAGTTATCAGAAAGAAGAGGGAACTACGTAATGGTGTGCGTGTTTCGGACGACTTGATATGGGAAGATcgacagaagaagaagaaattgagatTGGTGATGAAAGATGCATTTGAAGCTGGGAAAAGACCTCGATTTCATCATGGCAAGCTTTATATTGACGGCGCGCTTCATCAAGCTTGAGATGTTTGAACAGTATTTACTTCTGTATATGTGTAAGTCTCATTTTAAATGTTCACGTAGTTTATAATTTACACTTATCTGTTACTATTTATAAAATTTTCGATGGGTAAATTCTACGCTAATGATGCATGAGTCCTTTGACCCAGATTTAAACTTACAATTATTAAATGATCATGGGATTTACACAATCGAAGAAATTAATGAGTTGTCTCGTACTGTCAAACCCCAATACTCTGCTATTCATCTAAATTCAAGAAGCTTGAAACAGCATTTTGAGGAAATGTGTAATCTTTTGGATTCGATTTCATGTAAGTTTGATTTTATTGCTTGTTCTGAGACATGGTTTAGTTCTGAAACTGATAATAGCTGTTTTCAAATTCCAGGTTACACCTTAGTTAATGATAATCGCACCTTTTCGACAGGTGGTGGTGTCGCTTTGTATGTTAGTTTAGGTTATTCTTTTGCAATAAGAAATGATCTCAAAATAGACTCAATTGAAAACTTATGGATAGAAACTAATGACATGATTGTAGGAGTCATTTATAAACCTCCTAATTTTTCAAACACTGAATTTCTAGATAAATTTGAAAGAATTCTACATAATGTTTTTCTCTCTcaaaaaaaatgtattctaaTGGGTGATATTAATATAAACATTCTTAAAAAAACGAGTGTCTCCAGGGAATATCTTAACTTATTACAATCAGAAGGGTTCTCTCAGCTGATTTTTGAAGCAACACGTATTACTGAAAATTCACAAAGCTGTATTGATCACATTTTTACAAATATCTCAACCTCTTGTTCAAGCGGCAGCCTCGCAGTTGAGATCGCTGATCATCTACCAGTCTTTACTATTCTGTATGATCCAAAATTTAGTCCATTTCCTGATTATTTTGAATTTAGAGATTTTCGGGGTTTTCAAAGAGataatttcaaatttgatttaCAAAGAGAGAACTGGGACTCTATTTACAAATGTAATGAAGTAAATGAAAGCTATTCCAGGTTCCTCCATATTTTCAACAAAGTTAGTAATATACATGCACCGCTCAAAAAAGCCAAGATTAAACACAAAGCATACAAGCCATGGATTACTTCTGGTTTAATGAAGTCCATGAAAGTTAGAGATAACCTATATAAGAAATGGCTTATTACTCGAAATGATGTCTTTCTAAACAAGTATAAATTATATCGCAATAAAATTGCTACTATTAATAAGATATACCGTGTTCGCTTTTATAATGACATTTTAACCAAATCAGACAATATGAAAAAGATGTGGGACAATATTAATTTATTGATAAATAAGAAGCGACCTAGTTCTCACATTGAAAAACTACTAACGGATGACAAACAATATGAACAACCTTTATCTATCTCCAACTGCCTTAACACTTTTTTCTGTAACGTCCCTTCTATATTAGCATCACAACTGCCTAAATctaataccgtatttactcgtgtataagtcgaccttttacgaccaaaaaatcagcccaaaaaatcgccctcgacttatacacgagtcatacacaaagacctgaccaaacagtccgagaaattagAATAACAACTGCTTGAAGACTAGTTACAATTGTGGTCGAGTTTCAAaagttttcggcgcattcttagtccacaaaaaagtgtgaaataataaatgttaaa
Protein-coding sequences here:
- the LOC136913718 gene encoding uncharacterized protein; this translates as MSGKRGKLKETAEEDFETFVRHQLSSISDNLKEMKVTQVQIQRDIESLQSQIKKNDSSISKLQEVLDVKLEVLTGELHVTNTRIDRIENDITKYAKEIDVTYERLLSLERYSRDYNLRFYNIPESTSEDCIAKLRDILENDLQLHPNIENAHRIGPFKDDGTPRPILAKFLYRPERFRVIRKKRELRNGVRVSDDLIWEDRQKKKKLRLVMKDAFEAGKRPRFHHGKLYIDGALHQA